In the genome of Microbacterium endophyticum, one region contains:
- the eno gene encoding phosphopyruvate hydratase, with product MALIEAVNAREILDSRGNPTVEVEVLLDDGIVQRAAVPSGASTGAFEAYELRDGDKDRYNGKGVLKAVAAVIDELGPAIEGVDASEQRMIDQILIDTDGTENKSRTGANAILGVSLAVAKAAADSADLPLFRYLGGPNAHVMPVPLFNVINGGEHADNGIDCQEFFLAPIGASSFAEALRWGAQTYHVLRSELKAAGYATGLGDEGGFAPDLPSNREGLDFLVRAIEKAGFTPGTDIALGLDVAATEFFNDGVYRFDKKDWTAAELTDYYVDLVDAYPIVTIEDALAEDDWDNWKHLTDKLGTKTQLVGDDLFVTNPARLADGISRGVANSLLVKVNQIGTLTETLDAVEMAHRAGYTSMFSHRSGETEDTTIADLVVATNSGQIKSGAPARSERVAKYNQLLRIEEELGDAATFIGRAAFPRFKG from the coding sequence GTGGCACTAATTGAGGCTGTCAACGCGCGCGAGATTCTCGACTCACGCGGAAACCCGACCGTCGAGGTGGAGGTGTTGCTCGACGATGGCATCGTCCAGCGCGCGGCAGTTCCCTCCGGCGCATCGACCGGTGCGTTCGAAGCATATGAATTGCGCGATGGCGACAAGGACCGCTACAACGGCAAGGGCGTGCTCAAGGCCGTTGCTGCTGTCATCGATGAGCTCGGACCCGCTATCGAGGGCGTCGACGCCAGCGAGCAGCGCATGATCGATCAAATCCTGATCGACACCGATGGCACCGAAAACAAGTCGCGCACCGGCGCGAACGCCATCCTCGGCGTCAGCCTCGCCGTTGCGAAGGCCGCAGCCGATTCGGCTGACCTGCCGCTCTTCCGGTACCTCGGCGGACCGAACGCTCACGTCATGCCCGTTCCGCTGTTCAACGTGATCAACGGTGGCGAACACGCCGACAACGGCATCGACTGCCAGGAATTCTTCCTCGCACCCATCGGTGCGTCGAGCTTTGCCGAAGCGCTCCGTTGGGGTGCGCAGACCTACCACGTACTGCGCAGCGAGCTAAAGGCCGCTGGCTACGCAACCGGCCTCGGCGACGAGGGCGGTTTCGCCCCCGACCTTCCCAGCAACCGTGAGGGTCTTGACTTCCTCGTGCGTGCTATCGAGAAGGCGGGCTTCACGCCCGGAACCGACATCGCGCTCGGCCTCGACGTTGCCGCGACAGAGTTCTTCAACGACGGCGTCTACCGCTTCGACAAGAAGGACTGGACTGCAGCCGAACTCACCGATTACTACGTCGACCTCGTGGACGCTTACCCGATCGTTACGATCGAGGACGCTCTTGCAGAGGATGACTGGGACAACTGGAAGCACCTCACCGACAAGCTCGGTACAAAGACGCAGCTCGTCGGCGACGACCTGTTCGTTACGAATCCGGCACGTCTCGCCGATGGCATCTCGCGCGGCGTCGCCAACTCGCTGCTCGTCAAGGTGAACCAGATCGGTACCCTCACCGAGACGCTAGACGCCGTTGAGATGGCGCACCGCGCCGGCTACACGTCGATGTTCTCTCACCGTTCGGGCGAGACCGAGGACACCACGATCGCCGACCTGGTTGTCGCAACCAACTCGGGCCAGATCAAGAGCGGCGCGCCCGCACGCAGCGAGCGTGTCGCGAAATACAATCAGCTTCTGCGCATTGAAGAAGAACTCGGCGATGCAGCGACCTTCATCGGCCGCGCCGCGTTCCCGCGCTTCAAAGGCTAA
- a CDS encoding Na+/H+ antiporter NhaA: MSLLRSDRFPAIVLLAAAALGLILANSAAGPFAQDVQHAYIGIPGIFELSVGHWIADGLLVFFFFVVAVELQYELTKGQLASARKALQPAIAAAGGVIVPIIVFLIFTAGSDVTSGWPIPTATDIAFALGVLAVFGRGLPSGVRIFLLALAILDDIVGIVFIAVLFTSDVNYALLGLAVLTVAAFGFVSRMLDSRAKGLIITILIVLAIATWVLVYLSGVHATIAGVALGLVMAQQPALRVRHEMEPWVNGIVLPLFAFSSALVIIPNVPLAELSPAFWGILVALPVGKIIGITIFGWISQRVVQGGGKRLPIGDLLAAGALGGIGFTVSLLLSELAFASNDEVRDEATLGVLAGSGIAVILAAVIVSWRARYYRRIAAAEGSTESAATA, from the coding sequence GTGTCTCTTTTGCGCTCAGATCGTTTTCCCGCGATTGTGCTGCTCGCCGCTGCCGCTCTCGGCCTCATTCTCGCCAATTCGGCGGCGGGACCGTTCGCACAGGATGTGCAACACGCCTATATCGGTATCCCCGGCATTTTTGAACTTTCTGTCGGGCACTGGATCGCCGACGGACTGCTTGTCTTCTTTTTCTTCGTCGTGGCTGTCGAGTTGCAGTACGAACTCACGAAAGGCCAGCTTGCCTCGGCACGGAAGGCTCTCCAGCCAGCGATCGCCGCCGCCGGTGGTGTCATCGTTCCGATCATCGTCTTTCTGATTTTCACAGCGGGAAGCGATGTAACCTCGGGCTGGCCCATCCCGACTGCAACCGACATCGCGTTCGCTCTCGGGGTACTTGCGGTCTTCGGCCGTGGCCTGCCCTCGGGTGTTCGGATCTTTCTGCTTGCGCTCGCGATCCTGGACGACATCGTCGGAATCGTCTTCATCGCGGTGCTTTTCACCTCGGATGTCAACTACGCGCTTCTCGGTCTTGCTGTGCTGACCGTGGCGGCCTTCGGTTTTGTGAGTCGGATGCTGGATAGCCGCGCCAAGGGCCTCATCATCACGATTCTCATCGTGTTGGCAATTGCGACATGGGTGCTCGTTTATCTTTCCGGTGTGCACGCCACGATCGCTGGCGTCGCGCTCGGACTGGTGATGGCGCAGCAGCCGGCTTTGCGGGTTCGTCATGAGATGGAGCCGTGGGTCAACGGGATCGTGCTACCGCTCTTCGCGTTCTCGTCTGCGCTCGTGATCATTCCCAACGTTCCGCTGGCTGAGCTTTCTCCGGCTTTCTGGGGAATCCTGGTCGCACTGCCTGTCGGCAAGATCATCGGAATCACGATTTTCGGGTGGATTTCACAGCGCGTCGTGCAGGGCGGGGGCAAGCGGCTTCCGATCGGCGACCTCCTGGCCGCGGGAGCTCTGGGCGGAATCGGGTTCACGGTTTCGCTGCTGCTTTCTGAGCTTGCCTTCGCGAGCAACGATGAGGTTCGTGACGAGGCCACACTCGGTGTGCTTGCCGGGTCAGGTATCGCCGTCATTCTGGCGGCCGTGATCGTGTCGTGGCGCGCACGTTACTACCGCCGGATCGCCGCCGCCGAGGGGTCGACCGAAAGCGCAGCAACAGCGTGA
- a CDS encoding NAD(P)/FAD-dependent oxidoreductase yields the protein MPKILIVGGGYAGFYTAWKLEKHLRKGEAMVTMVDPLPYMTYQPFLPEVAAGEIEPRNAVVGHRRHLKTTKVVGAKVTGINHATKTATITPPVGEPWTETYDQIVVTAGAVSRTFPIPGIADNAIGLKSIEEAVAIRDRIITNFNKAENLPAGPERDRLLTVVVVGGGFAGIEVFAELRAMASSLLKDRPGIRFEDTHFHLIEAMGRIMPEVSLKTSEWVLKDLAKRGAHVHLDTQVKGAVDGNVELSTGEVLPTDVIVWTAGVMANPTVVRGGDLPVEERGRIQTRADLRVGTAEEPLEGAWAAGDVAAVPDLSGGGVGGFCVPNAQHAVRQAKLMAKNVVAVLRGELPREYKHKNLGAVAGLGLYNGVFQSGNIALKGFIAWCAHRGYHGLAMPSWERKWRVIGDWWLNFWMGRDNVSLIAVQTPRHYFEEFATRPRPAEAEAKPAAEKAPAAKKPAAKKPAVKKAATPKTDAVES from the coding sequence GTGCCCAAGATCCTTATCGTCGGTGGCGGATACGCCGGTTTCTACACCGCATGGAAGCTTGAAAAGCACTTGCGCAAGGGTGAAGCCATGGTCACCATGGTCGACCCGCTGCCCTACATGACCTACCAGCCGTTCCTTCCCGAGGTCGCTGCTGGCGAGATCGAACCGCGTAATGCGGTTGTCGGTCACCGTCGCCACCTCAAGACCACCAAGGTGGTCGGCGCGAAGGTGACCGGCATCAACCACGCGACGAAGACGGCAACGATTACGCCGCCCGTGGGTGAGCCGTGGACCGAGACATACGACCAGATCGTTGTCACAGCCGGCGCGGTTTCGCGTACCTTCCCGATCCCCGGTATCGCCGACAATGCGATCGGACTCAAGTCGATCGAAGAAGCTGTTGCGATCCGTGACCGCATCATCACGAACTTCAACAAGGCCGAGAACCTGCCCGCAGGTCCCGAGCGCGACCGTCTCCTGACTGTCGTCGTCGTCGGCGGTGGCTTCGCTGGTATCGAGGTTTTCGCCGAGCTGCGGGCGATGGCATCGTCGCTGCTGAAGGATCGCCCCGGCATCCGTTTCGAAGACACGCACTTCCACCTCATCGAGGCCATGGGTCGCATCATGCCCGAGGTTTCGCTGAAAACGTCGGAGTGGGTCTTGAAAGACCTCGCCAAGCGTGGTGCTCACGTCCACCTCGACACTCAGGTCAAGGGTGCCGTCGACGGCAACGTCGAGCTCTCGACCGGTGAAGTACTGCCAACCGACGTCATCGTCTGGACCGCTGGCGTGATGGCCAACCCCACCGTCGTTCGTGGCGGAGACCTTCCTGTTGAAGAGCGTGGGCGCATTCAGACCCGCGCAGATTTGCGCGTCGGTACTGCCGAGGAGCCCCTGGAGGGCGCCTGGGCCGCTGGCGACGTCGCCGCAGTTCCTGACCTCAGCGGTGGCGGTGTCGGCGGCTTCTGCGTGCCGAACGCTCAGCACGCTGTGCGTCAGGCGAAGCTCATGGCCAAGAACGTCGTCGCGGTGCTTCGCGGCGAGCTGCCCCGCGAATACAAGCACAAGAACCTCGGTGCCGTTGCTGGCCTCGGGCTCTACAACGGTGTGTTCCAGTCGGGCAACATCGCGCTCAAGGGCTTCATCGCCTGGTGCGCCCACCGCGGTTACCACGGTCTGGCAATGCCGTCGTGGGAGCGCAAGTGGCGCGTCATCGGAGACTGGTGGCTCAACTTCTGGATGGGGCGCGACAACGTTTCGCTGATCGCCGTGCAGACGCCCCGCCACTACTTCGAGGAGTTTGCTACTCGTCCCCGTCCCGCTGAAGCTGAGGCGAAGCCTGCCGCAGAGAAGGCTCCGGCCGCAAAGAAGCCGGCTGCGAAGAAGCCCGCCGTAAAGAAGGCAGCAACGCCGAAGACTGACGCCGTCGAAAGCTGA
- the hisS gene encoding histidine--tRNA ligase has protein sequence MRDILPAEKSRRERVLSVIRDRYSAHGFDEIETPVMEEYARLHAGIGGDNEKLAFNVMKRGLDAEAIRAAADDPASLTDLGLRYDLTVPLARFYATHRAELPTVFRAIQIAPVWRAERPQKGRYRQFMQCDIDIIGDASSRAEAELIVASLDALDALQLTGASVRINDRRALDWMLEAFGFSEAERPGVLITIDKLDKVGAQGVIAELRSRDATVSAVDAFELFLTGEHPSVAEIFGGEQIRGMLPDGAPDEIVEHLVSLGTAVAAARDGAAVPLVFDPFLVRGMGYYTGTIFELAHPSVSYSLGGGGRYDGMIGRFLGQEVPAVGFSIGFERIVDLVDAQDLSEAAAVVIVHDRDVPMVELLAAKSAFVAEGARVRLEQRTKNVKGLLERAASDGYRQFAMLQAGQSAESLELKPLA, from the coding sequence ATGCGCGACATCCTGCCCGCCGAAAAGAGCCGCCGTGAACGCGTGCTCTCTGTCATCCGCGATCGCTACAGCGCGCACGGTTTCGACGAGATCGAAACCCCGGTCATGGAGGAGTACGCGCGCCTGCACGCCGGTATCGGCGGAGACAACGAAAAACTCGCCTTCAACGTCATGAAGCGCGGACTCGATGCTGAGGCCATTCGTGCTGCAGCCGACGACCCAGCGTCTCTGACGGACTTGGGCCTTCGCTACGACCTCACAGTTCCATTGGCGCGCTTCTACGCGACTCACCGTGCGGAACTACCCACTGTGTTTCGCGCGATTCAGATCGCGCCGGTCTGGCGTGCGGAGCGTCCACAAAAGGGGCGCTATCGCCAGTTCATGCAGTGCGATATCGATATCATCGGCGACGCCTCATCTCGAGCAGAAGCCGAACTCATCGTCGCGAGCCTCGACGCTCTCGACGCTCTTCAGCTCACTGGCGCGAGCGTGCGTATCAATGACCGACGTGCACTCGATTGGATGCTCGAAGCTTTCGGTTTCAGCGAAGCAGAGCGCCCTGGCGTGCTCATCACAATCGACAAGCTCGACAAAGTCGGCGCGCAAGGCGTGATCGCCGAGCTTCGTTCGCGAGACGCGACAGTTTCGGCAGTGGATGCTTTCGAGCTCTTCTTGACCGGCGAACATCCGTCGGTCGCCGAGATCTTCGGCGGAGAGCAGATTCGTGGCATGCTCCCGGACGGTGCGCCCGACGAGATCGTTGAGCACCTCGTGTCTCTCGGTACCGCGGTCGCTGCTGCCCGCGATGGCGCTGCGGTTCCCCTCGTTTTCGACCCTTTTCTCGTACGCGGGATGGGCTACTACACCGGGACCATTTTCGAGCTGGCACACCCATCGGTGAGTTATTCGCTCGGCGGTGGCGGGCGCTATGACGGCATGATCGGCCGTTTCCTGGGTCAAGAAGTGCCGGCGGTGGGCTTTTCCATCGGCTTCGAGCGCATTGTCGATCTCGTCGATGCCCAAGACCTCAGTGAAGCGGCGGCAGTTGTCATCGTCCACGACAGGGATGTGCCAATGGTCGAGTTGCTCGCAGCCAAGAGTGCTTTCGTCGCCGAGGGTGCGCGGGTACGCCTCGAGCAGCGCACGAAGAACGTGAAGGGGCTGCTTGAGCGTGCGGCATCCGATGGCTACCGCCAGTTCGCGATGCTGCAGGCCGGTCAATCCGCTGAATCTCTCGAGTTGAAGCCGCTCGCGTAA
- a CDS encoding phosphoenolpyruvate carboxylase, giving the protein MREPTPTEAVDLVGRFEAGQEIPENMRGDVRLLGSLLGRVLRESGSPGLYEDVERLRIATIQAYTDETPEAFERATAVADSFSVARADEVARAFTAYFHLVNLAEEHQRVRILRDRDGQPERADATDSVGGAFTSLTAEIGSEKALERLQALRFHPVFTAHPTEARRRAVSTGIRRLSVLLDEQDAATHGGDKRRRQRQMLEEIDTLWRTAPLRPEKPSPTDEVRAVMAVFDDTLFTSVPQVYRRIDDTLQPGLSGHAAPVVRPFVRVGSWVAGDRDGNPFVTASITRKAAGIASEHVLLGLERATSRIGRGLTLDGTSTPPSDELMSLWRQLRASDEEAAADIAKRSPDEPHRRIVLLVARKIAATRTRNADLAYGDPEELLADLRIVQDSLVAAGAARQAYGNLQELIWQVETYGFHLAELEVRQHSAVHKKVLEELEAGGARSEQTEEVLEVFRSIAFIQERFGPRAAGRYIVSFTQSAEDLENVHKLARFAMGADSAVPVLDVVPLFETFADLQAAPGILAEIIDHPTFAARLTATERRLEVMLGYSDSSKDVGPVAATLALYEAQAKIAAWAKDENIELTLFHGRGGALGRGGGPANSAILAQPPHSVDGRFKLTEQGEVIFARYGDATIAKRHIDQVAAAILQASSPSNETRNSSAAETYADIAATMDSASRERFFSLVKAPGFAPWFATVTPMEEVGLLALGSRPARRGLSVESLEDLRAIPWVFAWTQARINLAGWFGLGTALEAVGDEERLKKAYAEWPLFRTMIDNVGMSLAKADDRIARRYLELGDRQDLADLVMDEMTLTQSWVIRIAGGTGLLENKPVLQRAVKLRSPYVDALSLLQLRALRALRDAPADQPTPDPDLQRLLLLSVSGVAAGLQNTG; this is encoded by the coding sequence ATGCGTGAACCCACCCCCACGGAAGCCGTCGACCTCGTCGGACGCTTCGAGGCTGGTCAAGAAATCCCTGAAAACATGCGCGGCGACGTGCGTCTACTCGGCTCCCTTCTCGGGCGAGTACTTCGTGAAAGCGGATCTCCCGGCCTCTACGAAGACGTCGAGCGGCTTCGAATCGCAACGATTCAGGCCTATACCGATGAAACCCCGGAAGCTTTCGAGCGGGCAACAGCTGTTGCCGACTCGTTCTCTGTCGCGAGGGCCGACGAAGTCGCGCGAGCATTCACGGCGTACTTCCACCTCGTGAACCTCGCCGAAGAACACCAGCGCGTGCGCATTCTTCGTGACCGTGACGGACAGCCCGAACGCGCCGATGCCACGGATTCCGTCGGCGGCGCTTTCACGAGCCTTACCGCCGAGATCGGTAGCGAAAAGGCACTCGAGCGCCTTCAGGCGCTGCGCTTCCACCCGGTATTCACCGCGCACCCCACCGAGGCTCGCCGCCGCGCCGTGTCTACCGGCATCCGCCGGCTGTCGGTGCTTCTGGACGAGCAGGATGCCGCAACCCACGGTGGCGACAAGCGTCGACGCCAGCGCCAGATGCTCGAAGAAATCGACACGCTGTGGCGCACCGCTCCCCTTCGCCCGGAAAAGCCCTCGCCCACCGACGAAGTTCGCGCGGTCATGGCGGTCTTCGACGACACCCTCTTCACATCTGTCCCGCAGGTGTACCGCCGCATCGATGACACGCTGCAGCCCGGACTTTCGGGCCACGCGGCGCCGGTTGTGCGCCCCTTCGTGCGTGTCGGTTCCTGGGTCGCAGGTGACCGCGACGGAAACCCGTTTGTCACCGCATCCATCACTCGTAAAGCCGCGGGAATTGCGAGCGAACACGTGCTGCTCGGACTCGAGCGCGCCACGAGCCGGATCGGCCGGGGGCTGACCCTCGACGGCACGTCGACTCCGCCCAGCGACGAACTGATGTCGCTGTGGCGTCAGCTTCGCGCGTCCGACGAAGAAGCTGCTGCCGACATCGCCAAGCGCTCACCCGACGAGCCGCACCGTCGCATCGTGCTGCTCGTCGCCCGAAAGATCGCGGCCACCCGAACACGTAACGCCGATCTTGCATACGGCGACCCCGAAGAGCTGCTCGCCGATCTGCGTATCGTGCAGGATTCGTTGGTAGCCGCCGGTGCTGCCCGCCAGGCATATGGCAATCTGCAAGAGCTGATCTGGCAGGTCGAGACCTACGGTTTCCACCTGGCCGAGCTCGAAGTGCGACAGCACTCCGCGGTGCACAAGAAGGTACTCGAGGAACTCGAAGCAGGCGGGGCGCGCAGCGAGCAGACGGAAGAAGTTCTCGAGGTGTTCCGCTCGATTGCATTCATTCAGGAGCGCTTCGGGCCGCGGGCCGCGGGTCGCTACATCGTCTCGTTCACGCAGTCGGCAGAAGACCTCGAGAACGTGCACAAACTGGCGCGGTTCGCGATGGGTGCTGACTCGGCTGTGCCGGTGCTCGATGTCGTGCCACTCTTCGAGACTTTTGCCGATCTCCAGGCTGCACCCGGCATTCTGGCCGAGATCATCGACCATCCCACGTTTGCCGCGCGTCTTACGGCGACGGAGCGACGCCTTGAAGTGATGCTCGGCTACTCCGACTCATCGAAGGATGTCGGACCGGTCGCGGCGACCCTCGCGCTGTATGAGGCGCAGGCAAAAATCGCGGCGTGGGCCAAGGACGAGAACATCGAATTGACCCTGTTCCACGGGCGTGGCGGCGCTCTGGGCCGCGGCGGCGGACCGGCCAACAGCGCAATCCTTGCCCAGCCCCCGCACTCCGTTGACGGTCGATTCAAACTCACCGAGCAGGGCGAAGTCATTTTCGCTCGCTACGGTGACGCAACGATTGCGAAGCGTCACATCGACCAGGTGGCGGCCGCAATTTTGCAGGCATCATCGCCGTCGAACGAAACACGGAACTCCTCGGCTGCCGAAACCTACGCAGACATCGCAGCGACGATGGATTCGGCATCGCGCGAACGATTCTTCAGCCTCGTCAAGGCGCCCGGCTTCGCTCCGTGGTTTGCAACAGTCACACCCATGGAAGAAGTGGGTCTGCTCGCGCTCGGTTCACGTCCCGCTCGTCGCGGGCTCTCGGTTGAGTCGCTCGAAGATCTCCGCGCCATTCCGTGGGTTTTCGCATGGACTCAGGCACGTATCAACCTCGCCGGCTGGTTCGGCCTCGGTACAGCGCTCGAAGCCGTCGGCGACGAAGAGCGGCTCAAGAAGGCTTACGCCGAGTGGCCACTGTTTCGCACGATGATCGACAACGTCGGTATGAGCCTTGCCAAGGCCGACGACCGTATCGCGCGACGCTATCTCGAACTCGGTGATCGGCAAGATCTTGCTGACCTGGTCATGGACGAGATGACCCTCACGCAGTCTTGGGTCATCCGGATTGCCGGAGGCACGGGTCTGCTCGAGAACAAGCCCGTCTTGCAGCGTGCCGTCAAGCTTCGCAGTCCTTACGTCGATGCGCTGTCACTGCTGCAGCTGCGAGCGCTCAGAGCTCTGCGGGATGCACCTGCCGATCAGCCAACGCCCGATCCCGACCTTCAGCGGCTCCTGCTGCTTTCGGTCAGCGGGGTCGCCGCTGGGCTTCAGAACACCGGTTGA
- a CDS encoding DUF501 domain-containing protein translates to MTTPPFAPVTDAELAVVRAQLGRPARGVVGIAARCVCGNPTVVATTPRLDDGTPFPTFYYLTHPGATAAMSVLEAEHIMRELQDSLAEDDEIAAAYTRAHEAYLADRAHYGDVEEIKGISAGGMPVRVKCLHALAGHALAAGPGVNPIGDEALARSTWSPERCTCAEPNATSAGAQ, encoded by the coding sequence GTGACTACTCCGCCTTTTGCGCCCGTAACCGATGCAGAGTTGGCGGTCGTACGCGCCCAACTCGGACGCCCCGCCCGGGGAGTCGTGGGGATCGCTGCGCGCTGCGTGTGCGGCAATCCGACGGTTGTCGCAACGACCCCGCGACTCGACGACGGAACGCCGTTCCCGACGTTCTACTACTTGACCCACCCCGGGGCGACAGCCGCGATGTCGGTGCTCGAGGCTGAGCACATCATGCGTGAGCTGCAGGATTCTCTCGCTGAAGATGACGAGATCGCTGCCGCGTACACGCGTGCACATGAGGCATATCTCGCAGATCGTGCGCACTACGGCGACGTCGAGGAGATTAAGGGGATTTCGGCCGGCGGCATGCCAGTACGAGTGAAATGTCTGCATGCTCTTGCGGGGCATGCGCTCGCAGCCGGACCCGGCGTCAACCCCATCGGCGACGAGGCCCTCGCTCGGAGCACGTGGTCGCCTGAGCGTTGCACATGCGCTGAACCGAACGCCACGAGTGCCGGGGCGCAATGA
- a CDS encoding MazG family protein, whose product MHDIRDRCVWTQGIDHRDLVPYLIEESAELVDAVETGTRADLREELGDVLWQVLFHAEIASRDIADPFDIDDVARGLTEKMVRRHPHVFAGETARTPEEVLVLWNAAKAAEKHERRSVLDGVSPHMPSLALAQKVLGKAAQVGVVPQKAESKIVDEADLGDALLNLVATARAHGLDAERALRERLRQLQDDVRGAEQSTAASDASDKLKE is encoded by the coding sequence ATGCACGACATCCGTGATCGCTGCGTGTGGACGCAGGGGATCGACCACCGTGACCTTGTTCCTTACTTGATCGAAGAGAGCGCTGAGCTCGTCGATGCTGTGGAAACCGGCACGCGTGCCGATCTGCGCGAAGAGCTCGGTGATGTGCTCTGGCAGGTGCTTTTTCATGCCGAGATCGCTTCGCGCGACATCGCCGATCCGTTCGACATAGACGACGTTGCGCGCGGTCTCACCGAAAAAATGGTGCGACGGCATCCCCACGTCTTCGCGGGGGAGACGGCGCGTACCCCCGAAGAGGTGCTCGTGCTGTGGAACGCGGCAAAGGCCGCAGAAAAGCATGAGCGCCGCAGCGTGCTCGACGGCGTTTCACCGCACATGCCGTCGCTCGCTCTCGCGCAAAAAGTGCTCGGTAAAGCCGCGCAAGTCGGCGTCGTGCCGCAAAAAGCTGAGTCGAAAATTGTCGACGAGGCAGACCTCGGTGACGCGTTGCTGAACCTTGTCGCTACGGCCAGAGCGCATGGGCTCGACGCCGAAAGAGCCCTGCGTGAACGGCTGCGTCAACTTCAGGACGACGTTCGCGGCGCTGAACAAAGTACCGCCGCGTCGGATGCGTCTGACAAACTGAAAGAATAG
- a CDS encoding septum formation initiator family protein codes for MSKPTAPPSALSGKTPRRPGGSARQVDAREWLGGIRLSGFMVIMLGLVVLGVFVLVPTFGTYLDQRQQIDALENSIQLTKDDVADLEAQRDRWSDPAYITTQARERLYYFNPGEVGYLIDNDLPESAIPQEEAPISTDVEQAKTDWMTQMVRSVTAAGLAQTATEVDDDGTLSQ; via the coding sequence ATGTCGAAACCGACGGCTCCCCCTTCTGCTTTGTCCGGAAAGACGCCGCGGCGGCCGGGCGGGTCGGCACGTCAAGTCGATGCGCGTGAGTGGCTCGGTGGCATCCGGCTCTCGGGCTTCATGGTCATCATGTTGGGCCTCGTCGTGCTGGGTGTTTTCGTTCTTGTGCCGACATTCGGCACCTATCTCGATCAGCGTCAGCAGATCGACGCGCTCGAGAATTCGATCCAGCTGACCAAAGATGACGTCGCTGACCTGGAAGCACAGCGTGATCGCTGGAGCGATCCGGCTTACATCACCACTCAGGCGAGAGAGCGCCTGTACTACTTCAACCCGGGCGAGGTCGGCTACCTCATCGACAATGACCTGCCAGAGTCGGCGATTCCGCAAGAAGAAGCCCCGATCAGCACTGATGTCGAGCAGGCAAAAACTGACTGGATGACGCAGATGGTCCGGTCGGTCACGGCCGCTGGCCTCGCGCAAACTGCGACTGAAGTAGACGACGACGGTACTCTGTCGCAGTGA
- a CDS encoding S8 family serine peptidase, with translation MRRPFLAAATGALVAALALILTAGAAVPATPNVDPVRQAEYWLDDYGVSAAWQTTRGVGTRIAIIDTGIGYAPEFDGAVVGGTDMSGLGSPDGRTPVGGADSNHGSWVASLAASRGLPDGTGMLGVAPQAELLSVSVGFGVESSVPFVTQVADGIRWAVDNGADVINMSFTTNTLDWDPSWDDAFLYAFDHDVVVVVAAGNRGAGTDQIGAPATIPGVLVVGGVDPEGNASQEASTQGVTIGVSAPSERLLGVSADGNVVLWNGTSGAAPIVSAVAALVRSANPGMSAADVINHIVSTATPAAAATSVPDVLYGYGLVNAEAAVTTWLPSVTENPMGSLSEWIRLYRRADAGSDPEPSANPVTIAPLEPPEEAINDASALIPTAASLTYGTLPLVAVTVPAILGALGVTAAVRRIRSARHSRTPTR, from the coding sequence ATGAGGCGGCCTTTTCTTGCCGCAGCGACGGGCGCGCTTGTGGCGGCTCTCGCTCTCATTCTTACTGCCGGCGCTGCAGTACCCGCGACTCCTAATGTTGACCCGGTTCGTCAAGCCGAATATTGGCTAGATGACTACGGGGTGAGCGCGGCATGGCAGACGACGCGTGGCGTGGGCACGCGCATCGCGATCATTGACACCGGTATCGGCTACGCGCCCGAGTTCGATGGTGCCGTCGTGGGCGGGACTGACATGTCAGGGCTCGGTTCGCCCGACGGCCGCACGCCCGTTGGTGGAGCGGACTCGAATCACGGCAGTTGGGTAGCGTCCCTCGCAGCATCCCGTGGGCTACCAGATGGCACCGGGATGCTGGGGGTCGCCCCGCAAGCGGAGCTCCTGTCGGTGTCGGTAGGTTTCGGTGTGGAGTCATCGGTACCGTTCGTGACACAGGTGGCCGACGGCATCCGCTGGGCCGTTGACAACGGCGCAGATGTCATCAACATGTCGTTTACGACGAACACTTTGGATTGGGACCCCAGCTGGGACGACGCATTCCTGTACGCATTTGACCACGACGTCGTTGTCGTTGTTGCGGCGGGCAACCGCGGAGCCGGCACCGATCAGATCGGCGCACCGGCGACGATTCCGGGCGTACTGGTAGTCGGTGGTGTCGACCCGGAAGGGAACGCGAGTCAAGAAGCATCAACGCAGGGTGTCACGATCGGTGTCTCGGCGCCGAGTGAACGACTACTCGGGGTCTCGGCCGACGGTAACGTCGTGCTGTGGAACGGGACGAGCGGTGCTGCGCCCATAGTGTCGGCCGTCGCTGCCCTCGTGCGCTCCGCCAACCCGGGTATGAGCGCAGCCGATGTCATCAACCACATCGTGTCGACAGCAACGCCCGCAGCCGCGGCCACATCGGTACCCGATGTGCTTTACGGCTACGGGCTGGTCAATGCTGAGGCGGCAGTGACGACATGGCTCCCATCGGTGACGGAGAACCCGATGGGAAGCCTCTCTGAGTGGATTCGCCTCTACCGTCGGGCAGACGCGGGAAGCGACCCCGAGCCAAGCGCGAACCCCGTGACGATTGCTCCGCTCGAGCCGCCCGAGGAAGCGATAAACGACGCGTCAGCGCTCATTCCGACCGCTGCGTCACTGACGTACGGGACTCTTCCGCTCGTTGCCGTGACGGTCCCGGCTATACTGGGAGCGCTCGGCGTCACCGCTGCTGTCCGACGTATCCGTTCGGCGCGCCACTCTCGTACGCCAACCCGTTAA